Proteins found in one Weissella confusa genomic segment:
- a CDS encoding heavy-metal-associated domain-containing protein produces the protein MTKATLKLETLTCPSCLQKIERGLKQTAGVKKDSVKVLFNASKVKVDFDENQVNLNTIEKAIEDLGYPVISSKVKEGA, from the coding sequence ATGACTAAAGCAACATTAAAATTAGAAACATTAACTTGTCCATCATGTTTACAAAAAATCGAACGTGGTTTAAAACAGACTGCTGGTGTAAAAAAAGATTCTGTAAAAGTACTTTTCAATGCGAGTAAGGTAAAAGTGGATTTTGATGAAAATCAGGTCAATTTGAATACAATTGAAAAAGCAATTGAAGACTTAGGATATCCAGTAATTAGTTCAAAAGTAAAGGAAGGTGCATAA
- a CDS encoding heavy metal translocating P-type ATPase — protein sequence MQHNILKHKNKITSISGLLIALALIAHFIFANTTISNSAFIIASILGVTPISLQAYQAMKVKVVSIDVLVTIAVIGALFIQNYEESAIVTFLFLFGSYLEQRTLNQTRSAIKELTEMAPETAFKQLTGGQFAEVDIDEVEEGDILLVKTGAKIPVDGRVTTGKGYVNEANITGESLPLKKEKDDEVFAGTIMDNGTIQIVADRVGEDSTFGKIIELVEEAQDSKSEAERFIDQFSRWYTPAVLTIGLLVWVLTKDTELAITVLVLGCPGALVIGVPVSNVAGIGNGAKNGILFKGSEVISHFANADTVLFDKTGTLTEGKPEVSDIIYYGNNQEEDLSLLLSVESESDHPLAVAIVNKLAQYKVRPIENTQVVKGGGVIAHVDGHVVSVGNKTLMKQESIPLSDDVLKKLNNLETTGNSIVLTAVDHKLIMLMGIRDKVRPGVKQDLQKLKSLGIKNLIVLSGDNQGTVNSVKKELGLTEAHGDMLPEDKQAFLKRRQDSGEIVVFIGDGVNDSPSLATAEVGIAMGNGTDVAIESSDIVLMNSNFNRLPHALGLAKVTYANMRQNILIAVGVVIILLASLIFSEWMSMSIGMLVHEASILVVILNAMRLRGYQLR from the coding sequence TAAAAATAAAATTACTAGTATCAGTGGCTTACTCATTGCTTTAGCACTAATCGCACACTTTATTTTTGCCAATACAACAATTTCTAATAGTGCTTTTATTATAGCTTCGATATTAGGCGTTACCCCCATTTCTTTACAGGCTTATCAGGCTATGAAAGTAAAAGTAGTAAGTATTGATGTTTTAGTAACGATAGCGGTCATTGGTGCTCTCTTTATTCAAAATTATGAAGAATCAGCAATTGTTACTTTTTTATTTTTGTTTGGATCATATTTAGAACAACGAACACTTAACCAAACACGATCAGCTATTAAAGAGTTGACGGAAATGGCTCCAGAAACTGCTTTTAAGCAATTGACAGGGGGACAATTTGCAGAAGTAGATATTGATGAAGTAGAAGAAGGGGATATTCTCCTAGTAAAGACTGGTGCCAAGATTCCCGTAGATGGTAGGGTAACTACTGGAAAAGGATATGTAAATGAGGCTAATATCACAGGTGAATCTTTACCTTTAAAGAAAGAAAAAGACGATGAAGTATTTGCCGGTACTATTATGGACAACGGTACTATTCAAATAGTGGCTGACAGAGTAGGGGAAGATTCTACATTTGGAAAAATTATTGAGTTGGTAGAAGAAGCACAGGATTCTAAATCAGAAGCAGAACGATTCATTGACCAGTTTTCTCGCTGGTATACACCTGCAGTACTTACAATCGGGCTGTTGGTTTGGGTATTAACCAAAGATACAGAACTTGCGATTACCGTATTAGTACTTGGTTGCCCAGGAGCCTTGGTAATTGGTGTACCTGTTTCAAATGTTGCGGGGATAGGAAATGGCGCAAAGAATGGTATTTTATTTAAAGGTTCTGAAGTGATTAGTCATTTTGCCAATGCAGATACAGTGTTATTCGATAAAACAGGTACCTTAACTGAAGGAAAGCCTGAAGTGAGCGATATTATTTATTATGGAAATAATCAGGAGGAGGATTTATCTCTATTGCTTTCGGTTGAAAGTGAGTCTGATCATCCATTAGCTGTCGCTATTGTAAATAAATTAGCACAATATAAAGTAAGGCCTATAGAAAATACACAGGTTGTAAAAGGTGGGGGCGTAATTGCTCACGTAGATGGGCACGTTGTTTCAGTAGGAAATAAAACCTTAATGAAACAAGAAAGTATACCGCTATCTGATGATGTTCTTAAAAAATTGAATAATTTAGAAACAACCGGTAATTCAATTGTATTAACGGCAGTTGATCATAAGTTAATCATGTTAATGGGTATCCGCGACAAAGTTCGACCAGGTGTTAAGCAGGACTTACAAAAATTAAAATCACTTGGTATTAAAAATCTCATTGTATTATCAGGTGATAACCAAGGTACAGTTAATTCAGTTAAAAAGGAACTAGGTTTAACGGAAGCCCATGGTGATATGCTACCAGAGGACAAACAAGCATTTCTAAAAAGACGACAGGACTCAGGTGAAATAGTTGTTTTTATCGGTGACGGCGTTAATGACAGTCCCTCTCTGGCTACTGCAGAGGTGGGTATAGCTATGGGGAATGGAACAGATGTCGCAATTGAAAGTTCAGATATTGTTTTAATGAATTCTAACTTTAACCGCCTTCCTCATGCTTTAGGCCTAGCAAAAGTAACATATGCGAATATGCGACAAAATATTCTAATTGCTGTTGGCGTCGTGATAATACTATTGGCTAGTTTAATATTTAGTGAATGGATGTCTATGTCAATTGGGATGTTGGTTCATGAGGCCAGTATTTTAGTAGTTATTTTAAATGCAATGAGATTAAGAGGTTATCAATTAAGATAA